In Nematostella vectensis chromosome 3, jaNemVect1.1, whole genome shotgun sequence, the genomic window AGATTTGTCCGGCCTGATATTTGTCCGGACTGAGATTTGTCCTGCTTGAGATGTGTCCGGCCTTTGAAATGTCAATGTCCTACGGAAGGATAGCCCTGTATCAGCATGTTCTCTTGCCCAGGCCGGTCATATCGTGTGATTATTTCTCGTCGGTATCGTTCGAAGATAAAGGCCTGGCTAGTCTAGGCGGCATGTCGAGCCCGACATGTAGCGTGCGACATGTCTCCTAAATGTTCCATAGTTTAACCTTCGCCAGAAACATGTAGCGAGCGACACGAAAATTTTTCTAAACTATCCGAAAAACAGTTCTCTGTCGCTCCCACAAGATTTGTCGCGCGCTATAACGTCTCTCTGGGTGGCTAAACTAGCAGACGTGCAGGCGACATGTCACGTCACGACACGACACGTCACGACATGTCACGCGTGGGAATGTGAATACTATAGAAGCTGCGGATATCATTGGTGCTATTCAAATTATAAGACAGACCAAGTGCTGAATATTCAAGAAATTTGTCTGTGAGAGCGAAGAATGTTTAAGATTGCTCTTCGTCTGTAACTGACGTCACTCTATTGTTCTCTGTTGAGATCATATTACAACTTCTAAACAacaacttttaaaaaataaattctacAGTGCTTTAAATGTTGTTGAAACATAAGCTAAATAATTCTTCTTGCCAAATTGCAAGGGTTTATTTAATTTGTTCTGGAAAAAATCGATGACATAAGTTGCGTCACGCAACAAGAGCCGGCCGTTTATTTTGACAGTCAAATTTCCACAATTTGTGGTCAATTTCCACTAAAACTCattcagatgttttttttacggTGATATCTAAGTACAAGGAACATAATTGTTGTTATTTGTAGGCGCTTAAGGCATTTGTTGAttccgccgccatcttggtaGGTAAAGAGATACTACCAAAGATGGCGGCGCCATATTTCACTATAGCGAAGACGCAACTTCGATCGCTAATATCCCGGGCACAAATTATCGTACCAAGTTCAATCTTTGTGAATTGTTAAACTAATAATTCTCTTTTATGCAAACGTATCTTTATTCGATGTACACCAActtgaaaatatttaaattttgGGGCTTCTAGACGTCATGCAGGGTGCAATAGAAGAATAGATTGCGTGAGCTTATCAAATCATGAAACCCTCTTACACTGTTTTGCATATAACACAATGGTTGTTTTGCTCTATGTAGagtattgtttttaatttattcGACCACATTGAGTCACTGTAGCGGGACAATTTTGACAGCGAGTCGGTGTGTTTTTCGGAATTTGTGTTAGGCGACATTTTTCGTCTCcaacttttaaaaaataacatcgCCTGATAATCGGGATACGCCTTACATTGTCATCAAACCCCTGACAGAACGAAAGAAGTACAATCACTATAACGGCCCCACCGAGGACGTCATTGATAcgcaatattatattttgtatCCAGATTTACCCTAGGTactagcctacgtgtagccgctgactcgcgagTACCAGtggctccaagcttcacttCAAGAGCCGCGAAGAGGCGACAACGACTGAGAGAAGCGATGATTGATGTGAAGctttggagcctctggtacccatgGAAATGCAGCTTTTATACGTCGAATTGAATTTGACTGTGCGAGACCTTTCGTTATTGTTAAGCGTGAAGTATTGTAAAGGCTTCATACACGCCAAAATATCAATTCGAGGAGAAGAGACGTGACTACAAGTATAACAAACAAGTGGatcaaaatggaaaaaaacaaagtcATATCGAACAACACGTTGATTATTGTTCTGGTGCTAGTTGCATTTGTTTCATTCTATGGTCTAATTTTAACGATGGAAACAACCCCACGGCAGCCAAGAATGAAGGCTGTCGCTTATAGAAAGTTGAATACTTCTCGAGCACATGCGGCATCTACACCAATCAAGCAAAACAGAAGCACCTTAACAGAAAGAAAGCTCGTGCTTTTCTATACTGGGTTCTTTGGTGATATGTCTTGGTCATTTCTTAGCGAACGTGTTATGAATAAGCTGAATGAGGAACCGTGTCCCTACAAATGCAGAGTGACTTCTGATAAAAAGCTGTTTGCAAACAGTAGTGCAGTGATATTTCACGCAAGAGATATGCCCTCTGTGACAACACTTAATGATTTAATGAGGAAAAAGCCCGTCACCCAAGTCTGGGTTTACTTTATCATGGAAAACCCTATTAACACTCCTCCTCCATCACAGTTTAATAACATGTTTAACTGGACAATGACATACTCCTCCAAATCAGACGTATTTTTCCCATACGGACAATATTACGCGTCGCCTTCTCCGTCTATTGCGGACGATTTTACACAAGGAAAGGACAAGCTAATCGTCTGGGGGGTGAGCCATTGTGGCAAACTTCGAGATAGCGTAGCAAAGAAACTATCGGAGTATCTTCCGGTTAACATCTACGGTGGCTGTGCATCGAGGTTTCCTAAGCGAACACAGGACGGTACAACCTGTCCACGTTTTAATCAAGAGTGCGATGCACTCATGCTTCGCTTCAAGTTCGCATTGAGTTTCGAGAATGAAGAATGCCCCGATTACACCACCGAAAAATACTGGTTTGCGATACAACGTGGCAACTTGCCCATTGTGTTGGGAGGAATCAATGATAATGTTGCCATTCCAGGGTCTTATATTCATATCAAGGACTTTCCAAATATCAAAGCACTTTCGGAATACATCAAGTATCTGGATAAGAACCATACAGCTTACAATCAGTATTTTCAATGGAAGAGAAAATACAAAGTAAACGCGAATGCTTTTTCATATACTAGGGCGGGATGCAATTTGTGCAGTTTGTTGAACACACGAAAAAGTCCTAAGGTTTATGAACATCTTGATCGATTCTGGGACAGAGGCATGTGCAATAGGGAATCCGAAAAGTTATTAAACATAATTAGCGGGTAAGAGAAAAAGGTTTTCAAACTTTAAGTTTCGCTGTCCTCTGGAACTTTTTGCACAGGCTTAAAAAATCGCACTAGGGCAGATCATCTTTTCAAGTATATTCTTTGAATTCGCACATGCGGCTCTTAATCTCTTTGGCAGCAAGATAAAAAGACATGGGAATTTGTATGAGAATCCATGTCCAATTTACTTGAAACCATTTGCCTACCCTCACTACCAAAGAGCCACGAACCGGCGACACCAGGGTACAATTAGCCAGAATGACCAATCAAtatctatatttttatttgcctTTTCTAAAGAAATCTTTTCATCGTTCTAAACATCCTGTCGCCTTTTTCGCTCAGGAACACTATTCTCGCCTTTTTTAAGTTTCACCTTGCTCCCACGGTTCGATAGAAGGTAGTAAGGATAAAAGAATGGGAAGAATGGGAAGAATAGGAAGAAGGAAGACTACTGCAGCGGGACGTGAACGGAGAACTTCTCCTTTGATATTGTTTAATTGAACATAAAAAGGTTTATTTGCAAGTATtataactagaaaaactagatggtctgcgtaggcgtggtgtagacaaggtatggatcaacacaaggttgaaaaggtatgtaaacgcctctgtgaaacagagtggttgcgctgacgtttcgagcgttagtctttcgtcggagcaaccactctgtttcacagaggcgttcaacataccttttcaaccttgtgttgattcgtATATTATTTGCAAGTaatattccaaataatcattcacgattaaagtctgatactttattaatgatatttgattgaatgtttctcagatacttgcttgaattagccgatggggatggatgctttgtgtgactcggcattgagcgggagcataaaatggcggcgtgattgtcATTTTTTACGGTcaggaaataataaaaatacctATTTACCGAGTGAAATCAGCTAGAATCGATGGAAAGGCATCATAAATTtgtttcttaaattatttacAGCATTGTGATTTGTGTGGATTCTAGACTCGTGCCTGATTAAAATATCTTGCAAAATATGTCTGCAAAAAGCTGGGCGGCAGAAACAGAATTTGATGGAAAAATATATCTTGCCTATATACGGGGTTTTCTAGTCAAACACGGTAAACGGTTAGTTGTTTATTTTCAACTCTGTCCCTAGCGCCCTTGAACAGCGGCCAATACATATGCAATGCAAATCAAACAGCGGTGATTACCGTACCCAAGTGGATGATGTGAGCTCTTGTCCAGTTTGAGGATTGTATTTGACTTTCTCCATCAGCCAAAGTCCCAGTCCCATGATGAAAGCACCTTCTACTTGACCGACATCTAGCTCTGGATTCATGCtaaaacacacacatacacacaaATTAAGAAACCGAAACATCCTAGCTGTACTGGTAGATAATGTAAATCCATGTGAACTGAGCCAGCATTGTTGGCGCTGCTACGCTCGGTTgaacacaagacaaaggaaatgttggCAAACGACTTCATTGCAAGGCAATACTGCCGCGGTTAGCAAGTGGCTTTATTACACAATTGACACCTTTTCCATTGTTCTTGTAAGTCCTTCATTTCATTAAAATACCTATGAATAATAGGTATAGGAAAAAAGAACGGGGAGGGGCTTGATTTAATATGGGCTTGCTTTAATATGAACTCATTAAATGTGAATGAGgttaataactaataataatgagGAGAGGTTAAAAATAGATATTAACCGTGAATACTAATGAAGGACTAGTAGAAATGAACAAAAAACATTTACTAGGTATAGATCATGTAATAAGCGAGGTAAATACCTCGGACGTCGGCAGTTCGCCCGATAATTCGAGCTGCGCCCTTAGTCTGTTATACTGTGAACTGCCTCTGTCCTCGGTATTTAACCCTTACTTAAACTGGCGTGTGGAAAATGGTAGTAGTGTCAGGTTTATTATGAGGACAGAAGAAGATTTTCTTGTAGCATTTCTGTTGTTTTTAAGAatgccaatcacgccgccattttatgctcccgctcaatgccgagtgATTCAAATAATCCAcctccatcggctaattcaagccagtaaccaagatattttcgttCAAATGTCGTCAATTGCGTATCatacttcattcgtagattgttatttctAAGGTTTCCTTGGGAATagaattataaacaataacaaagagtggttgatcgaAGTCCCCAATGTCTACCTCTGGCCGCAGTCGTAGAGGATGTCTGTTCGAAGTATTTGACTCTCCCCCGTCAGGACGTCGAGTTCAGCTTCAGTGCACGTGGCACCGTACGAGCTGTATTGAATTGGGTACATCTCCGGGTCAAAAAACCTACAACATAACACCAGGACGATATAGATTCAGGATTTTTCACGGTCTAATATTAAGGTCTAATATCAAAAAGTATGGCTCGATTGTATGAAGACAggatttaaaaacaaacaagacgACAAGTAAACAAGCTGTTGAAAAGTTATCACTTTAAGCATAGTGTGTGAACGATTTTGATCGTCCCACATGGATTACTCTACTAATAACTCACATGCTTTTGGCTGACAAATCCACACCGTCGCTGTAGCTTTTGCTGATGAGCTCTTGCCAGTTTTTCGGTTTATACTTCTGTCGGATGGGCGTAAGGCGGTTGTTCAGGGCTTCGCAGCACTGCAGTACGGCCTGTGAGATGAATTAAAAAATCTCTATATTCTTATGGTGTTTTTACCCGAAAGTACATTGGGTTATCGGTTTGCTATAAGCGCAATAAGAATTTTTCTCAGATATAAGAAAATATCATGGAGGGTCCCGATTCCTCGCAAAAAGGCGTCGACCGTAATCGTGCTCGAAAAACGATAGTTTTTAAAATAACAGTTAAAAGTCTGATAACGACGGTATCTGTCCctctttttttcaaagatgAAAGTGTCATGAGCGTACTTGCATACCTTACAGGCCATCTCTGAAGCAATACTACCACCGGTGGGGTTATCTTTGACAAAGAAACAATATTTATGAAAGCCAGCAGTACAAATATATGATCTCATTATGATGAACATAGTAATGGAGGCTTAGATATATGACATAGATGGCAGTAGCTGGCGTAGATACCTTATCGGGTGTACGGGACTTACTGTTTGGGGTTGTGAAGCTTGTGGTCGCCTGGATTGATATGtaatccacaggaatcccaaggGTGTGGGCCGCTACTTGCACAACCTGCAATGTTCAATAGATGTGCAGATACTCCATATGATAATTATAAATTTAGCTATTTGCCAATACCAACTACCTCCATATTAGGTTTCTTAAAGCCGTGCCTCTGTTATACCTAACCAAGCCTTACCTATATTAGCCACCCCCATAACGGTTATCTACCCTACTCGTGCATTTACTTACTATAACCATTACGAAAATGTACCCTACTAGTGCCTGTATTTACTATCTCCAATACGGTTACAAACCCTACCcttgcctctactaactatctttattacggttacccaccgTTCCCTTgtctctactaactatctttattacggttacccacccttcccttgtct contains:
- the LOC116621132 gene encoding 4-galactosyl-N-acetylglucosaminide 3-alpha-L-fucosyltransferase 9-like, with the protein product MEKNKVISNNTLIIVLVLVAFVSFYGLILTMETTPRQPRMKAVAYRKLNTSRAHAASTPIKQNRSTLTERKLVLFYTGFFGDMSWSFLSERVMNKLNEEPCPYKCRVTSDKKLFANSSAVIFHARDMPSVTTLNDLMRKKPVTQVWVYFIMENPINTPPPSQFNNMFNWTMTYSSKSDVFFPYGQYYASPSPSIADDFTQGKDKLIVWGVSHCGKLRDSVAKKLSEYLPVNIYGGCASRFPKRTQDGTTCPRFNQECDALMLRFKFALSFENEECPDYTTEKYWFAIQRGNLPIVLGGINDNVAIPGSYIHIKDFPNIKALSEYIKYLDKNHTAYNQYFQWKRKYKVNANAFSYTRAGCNLCSLLNTRKSPKVYEHLDRFWDRGMCNRESEKLLNIISG